GGTGTTCGGGCCGTGGACCATGAGAGATTCAGGTGCTCTCGCGCCCGGGTTATGCCGACATAGAGCAACCTTCGCTCTTCGTCCACATCCTCGGGGGCGTCGGCAAAGGAAATAGGCATGAGGCCTTCGCTGAGGCCCACCAGGAACACTGCATCCCATTCCAGGCCCTTGGCGGCGTGAAGGGAAGCCAGAGTTACACCTTGAACGGTCGGGGCGTGTTGCGCGACCGATCGCTCCTGGAGTTCGTTCACGAACTCACCCAAGGTGAAGGACTCTCCGCGGCTAACAGCTAGCTCATCAGCCAATGCGACCAAAGCTGCCAGGGATTCCCACCTTTCGCGCAGTGCTCCCCCGTTGTGTGGAGCGGCCTCTGTATACCCGAGTGACGCGACGATGTCACGAACGATTTGGCCTAGTGCTTCCTGGGGCCCTTCTGCCACGGCACGGGTTGCCGCCCGCAACTGGAGGATCGCATCACGGACTTCCTTCCGCGCAAAGAACCGTTCCCCTCCCCGGAGCTGGTAGCCGATACCAGCCGAGGCAAGTGCTTGCTCGTACGCTTCGGACTGGCCGTTGGTGCGGAACAGAATGGCAATCTCGCTGGCCTTGACCCCGGTGCTGAGCAGTTCCTGGATTCTGCCTGCGACTACCGCGGCCTCTGCCTCGTCATCCGGGCACTCCATGAAGCGTGGCTCCGGACCGGACGGCCGTTGGGCGACGAGCTTGAGGGGCGAGGCCCACGCGGCATCGGCAACGGGTCCGCCGCTACGGCGGGATCCCAGGAGATCGTTGGCCAACTTCACCACTTGCGGGGTCGAGCGATAATCGCGAATGAGCTTCACGACCGTTGCCTCGGGGAACTGCGATTTGAAACCCAGAAGGTGCTTGGGGGAAGCTCCGGTAAAGGAATAGATGGTCTGGCTGGCATCGCCCACCACACACAACTCGTTCCGACCACCGAGCCACAAATCCAGGAGCCGCTGTTGCAGCGGCGAAACGTCCTGGTACTCGTCCACTACGAAGTGGCGGTATTGTTCCCGGACTGTTGCCGCCACTTTGGGGTCCTCCTGAAGGATCCCCACGGTGATGAGCAGGACGTCTTCGAAGTCGATGACGTTTCGATCGGTTTTGATGTCCTCATAAGCTTGGAAAACCCTGGAGACCGCGGTGAGATCGAAGCCTCCCGGAGTTCCACGTCCTTGGGCATTCTCCAGATAGTTGGCCGGGGTAAGCATGGACACTTTGGCCCACTCGATCTCGGCCGCCAGATCCCTGATGGATGCCCGATCAGTGCTCAGGCGCAGCCTGCGGGAAGCTTCGGCAATCATGTTGGCTTTGTGGTCCAGCAGGCTGGGCAAAGTGCCACCGATTGCCTGCGGCCAAAAGAACTGCAACTGCCTCAGCGCGGCGGCGTGGAAGGTGCGGGCTTGCACGTTTGCAACGCCGAGATCGCGGAGCCTGCTGCGCATCTCGGCCGCGGCCCTGGCAGTAAATGTGACGGCCAAAAGCCTCTGCGGACTGTACACACCGGAGTGAACCCCGTAGGCAATTCGATGGGTAATGGCGCGAGTTTTACCCGTGCCTGCTCCTGCCAGGACGCACATGGGTCCCGTCAGCGTACTGGCTACTTCGCGCTGCTCGTCGTCCAAGCCGCCGAGGATGCGATCCTCAAGTGAGACACCGCCGTCAAAGATTCCTTCAGTCACGGCTGGAGGTCTTCGATGACGCCGCCATACCAATGCTCAATCAGTGAACGTGCTATGGACAAGCGCGTTGAGATGGTGATTTCACCGCTCAGCACGGCCTCCTGCAATTCCTCGCGGCTGAACCACCGGGCACGGGTGACCTCGACGCCATCGGGCCGCGCCACGGTGTCGTCCGTCGTGGCCGTGAACCCCAACATAAGGGAGGCAGGGAAAGGCCAGGACTGAGAACCGAGGTACTGGCAGGCGGTCACACGGACGCCGACTTCTTCCCCTATCTCTCTCACGACGGCTTGCTCAAGCGACTCGCCGGGCTCAACGAATCCAGCGAGCGTTGAGTAATTCCTGGCGTCAAGGGGCCCGCCTCCACCGAGAAGGAGCCGGCCATCGGGGCCCACCACCGTGACAATGATGGCCGGATCAGTCCGCGGATAGTGCTCTGAGTTGTCCTTGGGACACCGCCGAACCCAGCCGCCTGCCTCGATTTCCGTGGGCGTCCCGCACTGCGGGCAATGCGTGTGGGTTGCATGCCAGTTGGAGATTGCACTGGCCTCAATGAACAGAGCGGTGTCGTTCGCGTCCAGACGCGCCGCGACATCCCGGAAGCCTGCCCATTCCGTACCCAGCGGGACCGTAACGGTTCCCGGCGCTGGCGGTTCCGCAACAGTGAACAGCACAACCGACGTGCCTTCGGGCAATGAGGACGACGTCAAGGTGGTGCCCAGGTAGATGGCAGAAACAGCACCGCCGCCCGAGGCGGTGAGAGCGTTATAGAGCGGCGCGGCGTCCCCGAACCAGAGACCGTCACCAGACACCAAAGCTTTGCGCTGCGAAATGACCATGGCCTTCGCCGAGCCGGAGGCAACAAGCTCCTCAACCATTCCCGGTTTCATACGGATGCCCGAGCCGCGATCCACCATGGCGGGGCGGATGGGAAGGACAGTCTCCATCAGGTGGTTGGCAAGCGCCGGCGACTCCGTATAACTCATGTATCTACCGTACTGACTCACACCGACAAAAAACATTTGGAAGGCCCCCCGCTGTGGACACCTGTCTGTGATGTTGCCCGATGGGGTGTCAATACCGGGATTTGCTTCGTATTTCCTGCGCATTTCCTGCGGATCTGAAGACTCGCCGCACCACATCATGGCCACAGGCCGCACTCAATCTACCGTGGAGAACGTGAGAAGAACACCGCTCGAACTGGCCGCCATAGCAACCGCGGCGGTGCCCGGCCTGGCGCCGACGGCCGCAGCATACTCCCCCGACGATGACGCTGACTTCGACTCAGCGTTGCTGCTCGATGCGGAGGGTAAACGCTGGCGGGTTCGTTCACCGCGCCATCCGGAGGCAAGCACGCGGCTTGAAACCGAGTTCATGGTGCTGCGCGCCTTCGCGCCGGCAATCCGTGCCGAACTTCCCTTTCACGTGCCCACCATTGCCGGCACAGTCCGGCAAGGTGCCCTGACGACGTTCGTTTACACGCACTTGCAAGGCTCAATGCTCTCG
The sequence above is a segment of the Arthrobacter sp. StoSoilB22 genome. Coding sequences within it:
- the nudC gene encoding NAD(+) diphosphatase codes for the protein MSYTESPALANHLMETVLPIRPAMVDRGSGIRMKPGMVEELVASGSAKAMVISQRKALVSGDGLWFGDAAPLYNALTASGGGAVSAIYLGTTLTSSSLPEGTSVVLFTVAEPPAPGTVTVPLGTEWAGFRDVAARLDANDTALFIEASAISNWHATHTHCPQCGTPTEIEAGGWVRRCPKDNSEHYPRTDPAIIVTVVGPDGRLLLGGGGPLDARNYSTLAGFVEPGESLEQAVVREIGEEVGVRVTACQYLGSQSWPFPASLMLGFTATTDDTVARPDGVEVTRARWFSREELQEAVLSGEITISTRLSIARSLIEHWYGGVIEDLQP
- a CDS encoding ATP-dependent DNA helicase UvrD2 — its product is MTEGIFDGGVSLEDRILGGLDDEQREVASTLTGPMCVLAGAGTGKTRAITHRIAYGVHSGVYSPQRLLAVTFTARAAAEMRSRLRDLGVANVQARTFHAAALRQLQFFWPQAIGGTLPSLLDHKANMIAEASRRLRLSTDRASIRDLAAEIEWAKVSMLTPANYLENAQGRGTPGGFDLTAVSRVFQAYEDIKTDRNVIDFEDVLLITVGILQEDPKVAATVREQYRHFVVDEYQDVSPLQQRLLDLWLGGRNELCVVGDASQTIYSFTGASPKHLLGFKSQFPEATVVKLIRDYRSTPQVVKLANDLLGSRRSGGPVADAAWASPLKLVAQRPSGPEPRFMECPDDEAEAAVVAGRIQELLSTGVKASEIAILFRTNGQSEAYEQALASAGIGYQLRGGERFFARKEVRDAILQLRAATRAVAEGPQEALGQIVRDIVASLGYTEAAPHNGGALRERWESLAALVALADELAVSRGESFTLGEFVNELQERSVAQHAPTVQGVTLASLHAAKGLEWDAVFLVGLSEGLMPISFADAPEDVDEERRLLYVGITRAREHLNLSWSTARTPGGRANRKPSRFLDGLRPNSVASANARSKTGPTRRKAAAPASCKVCGSMLASGAERKVGRCNQCPPTYEEQTFDALRQWRRDEAQTADVPAYVVFTDATLTAIAEAKPSSLEELAGLAGIGPSKLERYGEAVLAVLAESSEL